DNA sequence from the Diorhabda sublineata isolate icDioSubl1.1 chromosome 6, icDioSubl1.1, whole genome shotgun sequence genome:
TTAGGTAtagttgtttttataataattatataaaaaagaaaatatgaaatgaatttattatgttattaaagGTCTGGATGTGGTACCGAAGACATTTACACTCCGTCGTCATGGGTATTTTATGCTCTtcaatttcttgataaaatcgAGCAGCCATTCGAAACCCACTCGTCGATTGATGTGGAAAACGAGGAAGAGGAACAGGTATGATTTTGATTGTTTGGTTTTTACCATAAATTtcagtattaaattttttgaaataaaaaattaacatttgcAAAAGTATTATGACAAATTATTATGTAAGATTAAaatatgtacaatatttatcccTTGTGGATTTTGCGTCGCTTGCATTCCTACTATGTTCTTCACGAAGACTAGCCCCTACATCTATGCTTTCAATTTCGTTTTGTGCACTAAAGTTTAGAGATTCCTTTTTTAAGTAATTATGCAGATAGCAGCATGCTAGTGTAATTTTTGTTGCTTTGTCAGGACCAAGATTTATTGGCTTTTGAAACACACCAAATCTTGATGCGAGAATGCCAAAGGCATTTTCGACTACACATCGAGCTGTGGACAGTCGTTTATTGAAAGTATCTTGCTcctttgtacattttttttgaggGTATGGTTTCATAAGGTTGCAGTGCAAAGCAAAGGCCTCATCTGCCACAAAAACGTAAGGAAAATAATCCTCTGAACCTGGTAACTTTGTGGGAGGTGGAATATGCAATTgcttttttagaaacaaatcccaaaattttgtataaaagagGACCCCACCGTCGGAGATCCTACCATTAGCTCCTACATCCACCATTATAAATTCCTTATTTGCATTGACCAATGCCATTAAAACAATGCTAAAGTGtcctttataattataatacagaGAGGAGGTATTAGCCGGTTTTTTTATGGCGATATGCTTTCCATCAAGAGCTCCGAGACAAGTAGGAAAGTGGCAGTTCTTGCTGAATTCTGCTGCAGTTAATAACCATTCCTCTTCTGTTAAGGGAAGctgtaaaaaaaaaaatattttttaaataataataagattgtTATTATtagtagtaataaaaatttgctGTAATTAGTTACAAAGAATGTCAATCATTTTTAAAGCATGAAATATGAACATCGAGGAATTTTTTAactcttgttttattttttaggcTCAAGAAACTACAAACATAATTCCAGAGGACGATGTTATCACTCAGCCTTCGACTTCAATAAATTACAacagaaaatccaaaaaacaaaaaaaatgtaataaacaaTCAGATTTGCTGAATTTAGCGTGTGAGTACCTGACCAAGGAAAAAGAAGGAGATTACAATCTTAACTTAGCGAAAGTTTGGGctacaaaattgcaaaatttgGATGCGTCCCAAAAAATACTTGCCGAAAAGGCCATAAACGACATTTTATTTGAGGCTACAATGGGGAATCTGCATCACAACTCCGTTAAAATCAACGAGCCGCAATCTTCCTGCCTCCATTCATCAAATCCTTCCCAAATACTGAACGGAACCCTTCCTAGTCCAGTCCATGTCCCTTCTACCACCACCACTTCCCcccaaaaaattatgattttaaacaataataacaattatgaTCCAATCGATGATAACGgcatttcatcaaaaaataactTGAAGGACTACTATCATacattttctgaataaaataaaattttgtaaagtgTATAAATGCCTATAcatactaataaaatattttactaattgaatttttttgttcaacttACCTTGATATAATCTCGAAGCACATAGATGAGAGTTTCACATGTTTCAATTATCATTGAACTAATTGCTGCTGGGGAAATCAATGCTGAGAACTTGAGGTCAGCAAAATTTCTTCCTGTCGCCAGGTATCGCAAAGTAACAGCGAGTCGCTCTTTTGGACTGATACTTTGTCTCATATTAGTGTCTTGCTTTTTAATATGAGGTGAAACCATGTCCAATAAAGTTAAAAACGTTGTTTCACtcattcgaaaataatttttgaaatctgcAGGATTTTTAACTACTATTTCATTCAATAGGTTTAAATGGGTGTACCTGTCTCTTTCCAACAGCCAATCCTTAACccatattcttcttttttttcttttttttacaaCAGCAGAAGCTATAACTATTGCCAAACAGGCTCTATCCATGTTAAGTTATCTACTAAAGGATGGAAAGCGGGAACTGACGAATAATATTGACAGTAATAATGACCGTGTGAATTAAACGAACATCAGTAATACTTTCAGTAATAATGATCGTGTAATCACAGAAAATACTGAAGAAGGGCACCTTCAGTACTTTTATCAATACCTACTGTCAGTTTTATTGACCGTGTATGCTCTGCTTTTCTTATTTGGCAAGGATGTAAAAAAGCTTTAATTGTGGGGAGTAAACttactttttaaaatagaatCAGTTCATCATAATTAACGAATTTAAGGAAGGATCATTATTACTTATGAAATGTTTATCttatcaaaaacataaatgtGAAATCAGAGCCAAGTTCAATATTATGATATATGCCTTGGTTGTTGACTTCAACGACAAAAGAAGTTTAAATGGGACTTAAATGGGAcccaagaagaagaaaagatattttaggttgttataaataaatttctggACTGACCATTGAACTTGGCACCCATTTAAATCTCACTTCTTTTGTCGTTGAAGTCAACAACCAATGCATATATCATAATATTCAACTTGGATCTCATTTCAGATTTCTGTTTTTGATAGGATATCATCACTTTTTGTACATAAATTATTAGTAGGTacttatttataacaaaattaataccAAAGGgtttttgttaaacttttttgttttattttctatatattcttgTACCTTTGGAATGTTCATGTGAAATGTGCATTCAGtatctagaattttttttacttgttttctGTTTACACTTAATTTGATCAAGTCGAGGCAGTATAACTTATGCAGATGGTTGTACTCTAAAATAGAGCTTTCTTGTGTCTTGATTTGACTTGGATCTAAATTGATAAGATGTACTCCATTTAAGGTTTTAACTCTGGAGAGGCTAATGTAAGCCTGCCCTTAATATTGCGctaaatattgaaacaataattaatagaaaatctcagttaataatgtaataaatatgaaaGTTGACTATACTCTTAGTTGTAAGTAGTAAAACAGAAATAttaggtttaaaaaaaattaagggtGGTATTCAACTAGTTATATGTCATAAGTTTTGATTGCCGATTGCTGATTTTTATATAGGCATTAAGTATAAGTGTTCCTACCACAATCagttaagtgaaaaattataataaattgataaaaatttgccCGTTTGATTTATTCATTTGTATTCACCTAATTACCTATCTGCATGACAAATTTGAACTTTCTAGGTCATCTGGAACTGAGTTAGAATTTTATAGGTCAGTAAGTGATAAAAATGACGATTTTTGGAcgttaatatttaaataaccgTTTAAGATTAATTAGGACGAAGAGGATCTTCACATATTGGAGAGAAATATCTAATCATCAAAACTGATAGAGGATACCTAAATTAATGAATCGCGTGTACAAGAACGAAGTGAAAGAATGAGATATAATGAGTGTGATAAAAAACCAAAGCTTAAAACGGTTTGGAAATATACGAAGAATAGATCCAATACGGAAGGTGGAAGCCAGCCATTGAACGGCCAAGAGATTGACCTAAAGCACGCTGGGAACACAAAGTAATGCAGGAACAGGAGACAAGTAGTGAAGGATAGAAAAGAGTAGAACAGAATAGTGAGGGAAGCGAGAAAAAAGCTGTGATAGGTTGGAGAGTCAATGAAGAAAACTCAAGAGAATTGAATCAGCGCAAAAGTTGAATCCACGAACCTAAATGGGCGAGTATCATCCGCAATGTATGTGttgaaaacaaatcaataaGATAATTGAACAGTTTACAAGATTCTTTTTAAACTTATTGCTTGTAATTCGTCCTCATCTGGTAAGGTACCAGTAGTTTAAGATGGCTAACTTGGAGGAGACTTTTTGTCCTGATTTTTCGAGTTTAATAGGCCTGTACAGGGCCAGACCCCTTTCACCTGTATATATAGCACTGGTTTGGTTGTAACACTTCTCTAAGCTTCTTCGGCCTACATGGCTGTTTCGTCTCGAACTCCGTCAAGTTCTCAGTTGAAGGCGCGGAGCAGATCGAATTCAGCCCTGTATCTGTCGCAATTTTGAGGGATCTCCAGGAGAGTGCGGTCATACCTCAGTGCCGGGGTATCCGGAAATTGGCCTGCTGAAAGATCAGTACTATCAGTTAGTCCGGGAGTATAGTCAACCCCACTACGATACTGAACTCGGTGATCATGCGAAGAATTCGCTGTTGATGTGGTTGTAACGCGTTCTATCATTTTCGAACTTAATTGTTTTTCAACGTCAGTTCTCCGTTGTCTCTCATCCTGCAGAACTGCTTCCACATTGTTTACTTTAGGTTGAGAACTGAGATATTGTCGTATAATTTGTGACGTCAGAAGACAGTCATTTAATTAAAAGTACTTTAAATTCAATAGATCCTATTCTTTGTGGAATAGTCCTTGGTATACATTCCTCTATCTCTCTCTATTATATTCTTTTGTCTTCAatgatatcaaaattttccgtACAAATTTGTAGTAAATTTAAGCTAATATGACAGGAGTGCCTAAGTGcatgaaataaaattcttatttttgagTTCTGTGATGGCACTATGACATTTATATTGTTGACAAATTGAAAAGATAAGTAAATTGACTATTGGGAATGCCAGCATTGCaaagttatttaaaatgatatattttaaaaattattatacaaaaacaaaattgtttagTGAGTTATTAACAGCGCATTAATTCTACTCTACTTGGAACAAAGAAAattacaattcaaaaattaatatggTGAGAATACGGGGACTAACGAGAACCACTAGGATAGTAGCTCTTTGCAGCTTTGCAAATTTCATTAATAGCGCCGATAGAGTAATAATGCCCATAGCAATGGTGCAAATGACTGATATTTTTCACTGGACGTTACATACTCAAGGTTGGATTTTGTCAGCATTTGCATTTGGTTATTTTACTAGTCAGTTACTAGGtgagtaaatattttgaaacagtaaaaaatatttattaaaatcttgTAGTGTTTAAATAGTGATATATGACTTGagaaatcatttaattttattattaggaAGTTTCTGGGCCACCCAAGTAGGTGCTAAGAATGTATTAATATGCAGTGTCTTACTTTGGAGCATCGCAACATTTATGACCCCGTTTTTAGCAGGCAGTATAATATCTTTATTGGCTTGTAGAATCATACTGGGATTTGCAGAAGGTTTAGGTATGTTCATATTTTCTATtcctatttttaatataaaaatcaacaaatttagCATGGTTTCATTCTGTTAAAATAGTTCCCCATAGTTgaataaatgaatcaaaagatgtaagttttaaaaattaagtCACAGATACAATATTCAAGttgaatatgtttttgtttactATAAAGGAGTACATAAGCGTGTGTAATAAACAAAATCCTTTAATCAGTAATATttcaacacaaaataaaatcttttttcacTAGCAACTTTTGTGATGAAATGGTGTCTgcatgaaaatatgaaaattatcgGTTAATATTTAGAAGGGGGGCTCCACTAAAAACTTTTTGCTGCACTGCAGATACTTTTAAGGAATGAAATATGTTAGGTTAAGGTGGGGTAAACATGTTCTTTAAGgggtgaataaaaaaaattatttttcattttttagtttaatgtttcattattttcatcgcGGGGTCAGCATAGTTCTTCCCCAATATCTGACTCGAGGTCGTCTGCTGTCGCACTCAACCTTTTTAGCCTCGAACTGTCACATGACCACACGCTGTATAACGTCTTTTAAATTCCATAGATAAATGCCCGACTTCACCCTGTAATATATTATGTCATGGGGCCCCTCTTCTTCACGTGGGTcggaatagtttttttttcatcatctaATTCAATGGCGCCTGCTGTATGGCTCAGCCTTTTTGGCGTCGAACTGTCACATGACTACTACACACCGTATAATGACTGAACGAATCAAATATAACTTTGATTTACTAAGGCAGTTGCattgaaaaattatggaaaaaggCGAGGCAAAATCAGCCGAGGTATGTGCTTGTTTCATGACTATGCTCCAGTCTACATTGCTTTGCTTTCCTACACGAATATGGcttcacagagattgaacaTTCAcaatatagccctgatctgatcccgtccgactattttttgttggCATAGTAAAAGAACGAGTAAGTGACGATGAAGTTAAACAAAAGGTGTGATGAATATTTTGGCTGaagatgcatcatattttttcaGCTTTCGTCAGATGTTCTGAACATTGTGTGGAAATAaaaggagaatatattgaaaaataacggtttttttatttctatgttaGACTAAGAACTCATGCACTGCATTATGTGTATATGcttttctataataaaacaaaaatacctGCAGGTGTCTGCTTGAGTTGTTACATCTCCATGTAAcagtaaatatattaaatagtatttattatatGGCCCATCATAATTTTCTGTTCtgactgatattttttaaaataaaaagattgtAAAATAACTCcattgatataattatatattttgcaGGTCTCCCAACTATATTCCATTTATTTGCTCATACTATACCAGTAGAAGAAAGATCAAGGGCATTTTCTTACCTACTAGCTTCTGGATCTGTGGGACAAACTGTTGCTTCGGTGGTGTGTCCACATTTATCATGGGAAGCATGCTTTTATTGGTTTGGTTCACTTGGTTTCCTGTGGATTCTTCTTTGGTACTGTTTTTATCCGGAAGACGCATACAGTACGGAAGACTCTCTACCTTTACACATGCCAAAGGTTATATCCCATACAATTAGATGGGCTGATTTTATATTTAGTAAACCATTATGGGCTATATATACCGCACATTTTGCAATGAATTGGTCCTCTTATATCATCATGCAATGGCTACCAACATATTTATCTCGATATTTAGGTGCTAATGCTCATAGTTTAAGTTTGACTGCCGTACCTTATATTATAAACTCTATATTCGGTGTGATAAGTGGACATATAGCCGATGGTCTGCTAGGTAATAAAAATTGGTCTGTTTTAAACGTAAGAAGACTCATGACAAGTATAGGATTAATAGGACCAGCGttatttttggcaattttttgtGTAGTGGACCATTTAGCGTTTGCTCTTATTCTTGTCAGTATATCGATGGGATTGTCCGCAAGTAATTCAGCTGGGCATTTGAGTAACCACGTGGATATCGCACCTAATTATGCGGGAACTACTTTTGCTATAAGTAATACAATTGCAACTATTCCCGGGATTCTATGCGGGCCAGTTACCGCTAGTTTAGTGACGTATTCGAATGGAAAGTGGATGTCTGTATTCCTTGGTGCTACGTTCATCAATCTTACCGGtgcttttatatattttacaaatagtGTTGCCACTCAGGTACTTTAAATTGTATCTAGATtgtataaaatgtatttatttaggTTTAAGGAGAGAATAAATATtgttcctagaaattatttggatGTTT
Encoded proteins:
- the LOC130445216 gene encoding putative nuclease HARBI1, producing the protein MDRACLAIVIASAVVKKRKKRRIWVKDWLLERDRYTHLNLLNEIVVKNPADFKNYFRMSETTFLTLLDMVSPHIKKQDTNMRQSISPKERLAVTLRYLATGRNFADLKFSALISPAAISSMIIETCETLIYVLRDYIKLPLTEEEWLLTAAEFSKNCHFPTCLGALDGKHIAIKKPANTSSLYYNYKGHFSIVLMALVNANKEFIMVDVGANGRISDGGVLFYTKFWDLFLKKQLHIPPPTKLPGSEDYFPYVFVADEAFALHCNLMKPYPQKKCTKEQDTFNKRLSTARCVVENAFGILASRFGVFQKPINLGPDKATKITLACCYLHNYLKKESLNFSAQNEIESIDVGASLREEHSRNASDAKSTRDKYCTYFNLT
- the LOC130445682 gene encoding uncharacterized protein LOC130445682 yields the protein MVRIRGLTRTTRIVALCSFANFINSADRVIMPIAMVQMTDIFHWTLHTQGWILSAFAFGYFTSQLLGSFWATQVGAKNVLICSVLLWSIATFMTPFLAGSIISLLACRIILGFAEGLGLPTIFHLFAHTIPVEERSRAFSYLLASGSVGQTVASVVCPHLSWEACFYWFGSLGFLWILLWYCFYPEDAYSTEDSLPLHMPKVISHTIRWADFIFSKPLWAIYTAHFAMNWSSYIIMQWLPTYLSRYLGANAHSLSLTAVPYIINSIFGVISGHIADGLLGNKNWSVLNVRRLMTSIGLIGPALFLAIFCVVDHLAFALILVSISMGLSASNSAGHLSNHVDIAPNYAGTTFAISNTIATIPGILCGPVTASLVTYSNGKWMSVFLGATFINLTGAFIYFTNSVATQVL